The genome window CGCGGGGCGTCTTCTCCGGGTCGTGGGTGCGCCCGTGGTGGTGTTTCCCGCCGATCGCCTCGATGGAGTCGTGGGTGAGGTTCGCGCCCGTGGTCACCAGGGCGTCCACGTACCCGTCGCGGATGAGGTCGGCGACGATCCGGCGCATCCCGGCGGGCACCATCGCGCCCGCGAGCGAGAGGAAGACGGTACAGTCGTCGTTCTCGAACATCTCCGCGAGCACGTCGCCGGCCTCGTTGACGGCGGCGGCGCCGATCCCCGCGTCCCCGTAGCCGTCGACGAGCTCGCTCACCGTCATCCCGGCGGTCGCTCGCGTGTGACCCACCGGGTCCTCGCCGAACTCCTCGCGATGCGGCTCGTGGCCGCCGTGTTCGTCGCCGTCGCCGCCCCCTCCCGCCTCCTCGTCGCTGTCGGTCATGGCTCCGGATGGGATCGGCGCGCGTTTGAAACGACCGATCTATCGGCCGGCGCTCCCGCCGCTCACGGGCGGGAACAGCGCGAGCTCGTCGCCCGCCTCCAGCGTGGCGTCGAGCCCCTCGTCGTGGCGGACGCTCCGCCCGTTCCGCAGGACGTTGATGTGGTCCGCGACGGTCCCGTCCTCCATCACCCTGTCACGCAGGTCCGGGTGCGCGTCCAGCAGCGCGTCGAGCGCGTCGCCGACCGTGTCGCCCGGCTCCGCGTCGACGGTCACGTCGCGGTCGCCCGCGATCTCCGCGAGGTCGGCGAACAGCTTCCACTCCATGGCGGATCCCCGCGCGGCCGACTCAAGAGCGTTGCGTCCCGTCGGAATCGGTTCCCTCGTCGACCTCGGCCTCCGCGCCGAAGTCGATTCCCTCGTCCAAGTCGGTTTCCCCGTCGCCGTCGTCGAGTTCGGCGTCGCGTGCGGCCGCGGACGGCGTCTCGGTCCCCCCGGCTTCCGCGCCCGCGTCGGCCGGCGACGCGGCGGCCGTCTCGAACCGGCGGATCGCGTCCGGCCTACCGACGAGGTACACCAGGTCGCCGGCGCCGAAGGCGTACGCGCGCGGCGGGATCGGCTGGACGGGCCCCTCTGCCGGGCGGACCGCGGCGACGACGGCCCCGACCTCGCCGACGGTGCTCCCGTCGAGGTCGCTCCCGGCGCCGACTGCGACGGAGGCCATCGTCTCGTCGGCGGTGCGCAGCAGGGAGGCGAACTCGCGGTCGGCCTGCGGCTCCGCGGGGAGGGTCACGAGCCGGTAGCCGCCCTCGTCGGTCAGCCGTTCGGCGTCCGACTCGTCGAGCGCGACGGTGACGGCGTCGCCGGCGACGCCGCGAAGCTCGCCGGTCGCGACGCGCTTCGGCTCCGGGTCGTCGCGCCACAGCTGGACCGTGTCGCCGACGGTGGCGTTGTTCGGGGGGTCCGCCGACACCGCGACCGCCGCCGACCCCGGCGCGAGCGTCGGGCCGAGCCCCGCGGCCCGGGAGCCGACCGCGAAGTACTCGACGGTCCCGTCGGCGTCGAGGTCGACGTCGACGTAGCCGACGCCGTACTCGTCTTTGAGCCGGGTAACGAGTCGGTCGCGGAGCTCCGCCGCCGAGAGCTTTCGCGGGAACAGCAGGGTCGTCTCCGCGAGCTCCGTCTTCTTCTCCGGCGAGACGGGGTCGTACGTGTCCATGTCGGCGATCTCGTCGGCCGGCGGGAGCGTCACCGCGGTGAACCGGCCGACCGCGCGCACGACCCCGCTCAGCTCTCCCTCGAGCTGCTTGGCGCCGGAGAGCGCGAACACGTCGACCGCGAGGCGGTCGCCCGCGTACCGGCCGACGGGAGCGATCACCGCCGCGACGCCGAGCGAGACGAGGTTGAAGAACACGCTCTCGGGCGCGAGGAGGGCCGGGTTGTCCCCCACGGCGACCGACCCCAGCGAGGTCGTGTTGAGGTATAAGGCGACGACCGAGACGCCGATCAGGCCGGTCACTCCCTCCGGGATCTCCGTGCGGAAGTACCAGCGGTACGCGAGCGCCGCGCCCGCGGCCACGAGCGCGACCACGACCGCGAACGTGACGAGCGTGACCGCCGCCTGTCGCGGCCGCGCGAACCCCACGTCGACGGCGGCGACGGCGAGGCCGCTCGCGACGAGGCCGAGGTCGACGGCGCCGACAATCGCGGTGACCGCCCCCGGGCCCGCGATGGCGCCGAGCGCGAGCGTCACGCGGCCACCTCCGCGAAGCGGTCGAGCGCGTCGCGGCTCCCGACGACGAACAGGTCGTCGCCCGCCGACAGCGCCTGCGAGCCGTCGGGCGCGATCGTCCACGACTCGTGGCGGGCGGCGAGGACGGCCACGTCGTACGCCTCGCGGACCTCGGCTTCGCCGATCGTGTGACCGTCCAGCGGCCCGCCGGCGGCGACCGTGACCCTCCGGAACCGCTTCCCCGCCCGGCGCAGCAGGGCCGTGAGCTCGTACTCGCGGCGGGTGCCCCGCGACAGCACCAGCACGCGACCGCGGTCGGCGCGGAGGAGCGCCGCCGCCTCGGAGCGGTCGAGCGCGAGCGTCACGCGCCCCTCGCCGCCGGTCGTGGTCGGGGCGGTCGCCGCCGGCGGAGGGGAGACGGCGCCCTCGCCGCCGTCGGTCCGAGCGTCGTCGTCGGGGTCCGGGTCCTCGCCCGCGGGGGGAGCGGGCTTCGACGCTGCCCCCGCCCCCGGCTCCGGCTTCCCGCCCGACCGGGCGGCGATGACGGCGCCCTCGGCGTCGAGGTCGGGCGTGATCACGCGGACGACGTCGCCCCGGGCGATGCCGGTCGGGACCAGCGCCGACACCGACACCGCGCGCTTCCCGGCGGGCACGCGCTTCGAGAGCGCTCCGGTCGGCGGCGCGGCGGCCACGGTGGCGCGCGCCTTCTCGTCGATCCGAACCGCCACGTCGGCGAGGTCGAGCTCCGTCTGGAGCCGCTCCGCGAACCGGTCTTCGAGCTCCGCGAGTGGGAGGTCGGCGGGGAACGTCCAGTCGCCGTCGAGTATCGCGCGGCGCGTGTCGGCCGGCAGCGGCGGGTACCCCTCCATGTCGTTCACCTCGCCGGCGACCTCGACGGAGACCCGTCCCCGACCGCCGACGAGCTCGATCACGTCCGTCGAGAGCGTCCGGTCCCGGAGCTGCTTGAGCGAGATGCGCTTCGGGACGCTGGCGCCGAGCCGGTCCCCCTGCGCGTGGGCGTACATGGAGAGCATCAACACCACGACGATCGCCGTGAGGATCGCCGGCGCGCGCTCCGACGACCGGATCGTCTCGTCGTTGAGCGCGAGCAGCCCGCCGTTGATCCCGGCGATCGCGAGCGACAGCACGACGACCCCGAGCCCGGGGATCGTCACGTCCGTCACGTACTTGAACACGAACCCGAGGGTCCCGGCCACCAGCGCGGGGACGATCCCGGTGATAACGCCGAGGTAGATCCCGAAGGCGATCTCGACGGGCAGCGACATACGCCCCTCAACCGGCGGGGCGGTTAAACGTGTGTCGGCGCGGATCGCGTCGCGGGAGTCGCGGCGCGGTGGTCGCGGCGCCGACGCCGTGGAGGACGCCGGACTCGCTCGCCCTCGCGGGGTTTAAGTTCGGTCTCGGCGACGCGGGGGTATGGAGCTGACCCGGGACTGGGTGACCGTCCGAGCGTCGATCCTGTTGACGTTCGCGGTCGCGGTGCTGTCGATCCTCGCCGGGCTCGCCCAGATCGGCGGGCTCGGCGTCTCCGGGCCGCTCGCCCCGCTGGTCCCCGACTTTGTCCGACAGACCGTCGGGTTCACGGGGACGATCACGGGGTTCTCGATGCTCGGGAGCGGCTTCGCGCTGAAGAACGGCTACCGCGTCGGCTGGTACTCCACGGCGGTGTTGCTCCCGCTGACCGCGATTCAGGGGCTGATGCAGGCGTCGGTCCTCTCGTTTCCGCTGGTGGCGCTGTCCGTCCTGTCGCTGCCCGCCCTCCTCTACAACCGCGGGCGGTTCGACCGGAAATTCTCCCCGTCGCCGACCCAGCTCGCCGCGGGCGCGGCGCTCGTGACCGCCCTCTCGTACGGGACGGTCGGCACGTACGCGCTCCGCGACCAGTTCAGGGACGTCGAAACGATCGTCGACGCGTTCTACTTCACCGTCGTCACCGCCTCCACGGTCGGCTACGGGGACATCACCCCGGAGGCCGGCGCCGCCGCCGACATCGCGCAGCTGTTCGTGCTCTCCTCGCTCGTGATGAACGTCGCCGCCTTCGCGGTGGCGCTCGGGGTCCTCCTCACGCCCGCCATCGAGGCGCAGCTCTCCAAGGCGCTCGGAAAGATGACAGACAGACAGATCGACCTCCTCGACGACCACGTCCTCGTCTTAGGCTACGGGGACCTGACGGAACCGATTCTCGAAGAGCTCGCCGCCCGCGAGGGCGTCGAGTACGCCGTCGTGACGCCCGACGAGACCGCCGCGAGGCGGCTCGCGGAGCGCGACATCCCGGTGTTCACGGCGGACCCCAGCGACGTCGACCCGCTCGAACGGGTGAACCTCGACGGCGCCCGCGCGGTCGTCGCCGCGACCGAGGACGACGCGCGCGACGCGCTCGCCATCCTCACCGCCCGCCAGCTCAACCCGGACGTGCGGATCGTCGCGGCGGTGACCCAGCGAGAGAACGTCGACAAGCTCCGCCGCGCCGGCGCCGATCAGGTGATCTCGCCGTCGACGCTCGGCGGGCACATCCTCGTCGACTGCGCGTTCGGCGCCGACAGCAAGGAGGCGACCGAGGGAATCTTAGACGACGTCGACCTCGACGACTGAACGACGACGGCGCGTCGACCGGCCGCAACGCGCCACCCTGCCGCCGACCGCTCAGCGGCTCTGCCGTCCCTTCGTCTGCCGGTAGTCGCGGCTCAACACGTTCTCGCGCATGTGATCGCGGAAGGCGTCGGCCTCGTCGTCGCTCATCTCCGCCGGCTCCTTCATCGGCACCAGCTCGAACCCGCGCCCGCGGATCGTCGTCGCGTGTTCGGCGTCGACGTCGAAGGAGTCCGGCCGGCGCGTCGTGTACTCGACGGCCAGCTCCCGGAGGGGTCGCTCGCCGACCGGCACGATGATCTGCGGGTTGATCATCCGGATCTCCGCGTTGAGGAACGGCTCGCAGGTGTCGACCTCGCGGTCCGTCGGGTCGCGATCCGGGTGTCGACAGCGCGTCAGGTTCGTGAAAAAGATGTTCTGGACGTCCGGCTCCGCGGCGTCCGGTTCCGAGCGGACGAAGCCGAGGTCACCGAATATCGACTGGACGCGCTCGCCGCCCCCCTCGCCCGTAAAGGGAACGCCGTTGCGCTCGGCGGCCGCCGTCGGCGCCGTCCCGACCACGAGGAACTCGGCGCCGACGTCGCCGTAGCCGTGAACGACGCGGTCGCGGGCGCCGCACAGCTCGTCGCAGTTCTCGCAGTCGGCGTCCATCGCGAACGGGTTCTCGAACTCCGTCTGGTTCGCGTCCACGGTCGGAGTGGGCGCTGTGGGCCCCTAAACGCTCCGGCGCGAGGCGGGTCTCCCCGCCGACCCCGCGTCGAGAAAACGGCCGCGTCAGTTCGGCACGTAACAGTCGCCGTCGCAGTCGACGAGCCCCTCGCTCCGGAGGGTCTTCAGGATGCTGTACAGGGAGAGTTTCTTCATCCCGAGCGACTCGCCCATCTCCGAGACCGTGGCGTCGCCGTTCGTGGTCAGGTAGAGGTACACGAGCTTGGCGCGGGGCGACTGGAGCTCCCGGGGGAGCGCCGGGGCCGTCGCGGACGCGGTTTCGGCTTCTAACATCTTGTCCGATTCGTTGAGTTCGACGATAATAAACCCCCATTTCAACAATCGTCGAAACTCTAGAAGGCGCTCGAAAGCGCTTGCCTCCGGCGAAAACGGCACATTCGAACGAAGCACGTCGATCGACGAACGCTCAATCGACGAATATCGACGCCAGATTTCGATCGTCGACGGATAGCAAACCGTGAACGATCCGGATCGATCGGGCGAGGCGCGGGGGTCCGCGACGGCGCCCGGCGAGGTCCGCGCGGGACCCCCGCGTCGCGAGCGGCCGAACGTCGGCGGCCGGCTCAGTACGAGCGGCTCTTCGGTTCGTACGTCTTGTTCTCGCCCTCGAGGACGACCGGCTTGTACCACAGCTCCGGCTCGCCGTCGTTCCACGAGATGAGCGTGTGCTTCAGCCAGTCCTCGTCTTTGCGCTCCTGGTGTTCCTTGCGCCAGTGGGCGCCTCGGAACTCCTCGCGGGCGAGCGCGCCCATCGTGAGCGCCTCGGCGATGTCGAGGATGTTCCGCGTCTCGATCGTGTGGATGAGGTCGGTGTTGAACGTCCGCGACGGGTCCGACACCGCGACGTCCTTGTACGCCTCGCGGGCCTCGCGGAGGTCTTCGAGCGTCTCCTCCAGCCGGCCCTCCTCGCGGAACACGTTGACGTTCGCCGTCATCGTCTCCTGGACCGCGGAGCGGATCTCCGCGTGGTTGCGGCCCTTCCGCGAGAGCAGTTCGTCGACGCGGTCCTGCGTCCGGTCGACGGCGCCCCCGACGACGCTCTCGGCGTCGGTCGCCACCGCGCCGCCGTCGGCCGCGGCGGGGTCCGAGCCGTCCGTCTCGCCGACCTCGACGCCGAACTCGTAGTCGGCCGGCTCCCAGTCGCTGGACCGGCCGGTCGTGACCTCGGCCTCGCCCATCTCCTCGCCGGCGGCGTGGCGCCCGGCGCGCTTGCCGAAGACGATGAGCTCCGGGAGCGCGTTCCCGCCGAGGCGGTTCGCGCCGTGGACGGAGGCGCAGGCGCACTCGCCGGCGGCGTACAGCCCGTCGATGACGGTCTCGCCGAACTCGTTCGTCTCGATGCCGCCCATCGCGTAGTGCTGGCCGGGCTTGACCGGCATCGGCTCCGTGAGCCCGTCGGCGCCCTCGAAGTCCTCCGCGAGGTGGAGGATGTTCTCCAGCCGGTCGAGGATGCGCTCCTCGCCGAGGTGGCGCATGTCGAGGTGGACGTACTCGTCCTCGATGCCGCGCCCCTCGTTGACCTCGGTGAGCTCGGCGCGGGAGACGACGTCGCGGGAGGCGAGCTCGCCGTCGTTGTTCGCGTAGCCGTGTTCGAACATGAACCGCTCGCCGTCCTCGTTGTAGAGGATTCCGCCCTCGCCGCGGACGCCCTCGGAGATGAGGACGCCGGTCGACGGCAGCGTCGTCGGGTGGAACTGGATGAACTCCATGTCCTCCATCGGGACGCCCGCGCGGTACGCCATCGCGACGCCGTCGCCGGTGTTCGCCACCGCGTTGGTGGTGTGGTCGAACACCTGCCCCATCCCGCCGGTCGCGAGGATGACGCCGTCCCTGGCGCGGAAGCCGCTAATTTCGCCGCTCTGGATGTCGTACCCGACCACGCCGTGGCAGGTCCGCTCCGCGGGGTCGTCCTCGTCGGTGACGGCCAGATCCATCACGTGCCACTCGTCGTACACCGTGATTCCCCGTTTGACCACCTGCTCGTACATCGTGTGGAGCATCTGGTGGCCGGTCTCGGCGCCCGCGTACGTCGTGCGCGGGAACGAGAGGCCGCCGAACGGCCGCTGAGAGACGCGCCCGTCGTCCTCGCGGGAGAACGGCATCCCCCAGTGTTCGAGGCGGATGACCTCCTCGGGGCTCTCCTGACAGAGCGCCTCGACCGCCGGCGCGTCGCCGAGGTAGTCGGACCCCTTCATCGTGTCGTACGCGTGGTCCTCCCAGGAGTCGGCGTCGCGCAGCGCCGCGTTGATCCCGCCCTCCGCCGCGCCCGTGTGCGACCGGACGGGGTGGAGCTTCGACACCATCGCCACGTCCGCGCCCGCTTCCTGTGCCGCGATCGCCGCCCGGAGTCCCGCCCCGCCGGCCCCGACGACGACGACGTCGTGTTCGTGCATTGTTGGTATGTAATTTCGTAGGTTCCGGAGTCCCTTGATACTGTCTGTCGGGATTACCAGAACTTCAGGCTTTGTTTGATGTAACTGAGCATAACCTTCTACTTAATCGGGGATGACTCGCCTCTATGGTTCGAGGAGACGATCCCGATCATAAGTTGCGAAAAGAAAAGGACCGTATTAGGGATTGCGGCTCACTCTCTGACGATGGGAAAGAGGCTGCCCTGGAATTTCTCCGAGCCTTCGATCCTGAGGATATTGAATTCTCATATCAAGACGAGAACGGAGAGACGGAGACACTATCACACAATTCGCTTGAGGGATACGGTCGCAGTATTCGGCTCATCGCTAAAGAGTCGGAAGTAGACCTGTTAGACCATACTGTCGAATCACTCACCGACGTTTTCAACGAGTGGTTTGGGGACTTAGCCGTCGAGACCGTGCGACAGCGACAGGCTGCCGCAATCAAATTCTACCGCTATCACGAGACGGCTGTCGATCCTGACGCAATCTCGCTGAAACAACGAGAGAATAACGGTGGGGCGGTGGATGAACACGATATGTTCACAGCAGACGATATTGACGCAATCCGTGGTGCGTGCGATAACGCCCGTGATAGGTGCCTGATTGAATTGCTACTGTACACAGGCCAGCGTATCCGTGCGATTCAGACACTCCGAATCAAAGACGTCGACCTCGAAAGTGGACATTACTACCTCAATACCGACGCAGACGGTTTGAAAGGCGCGGAAGCTGTTGGTCAAAAGCGCCCACTTCTTGGCGCCGAAAACGCCGTCCGAGACTGGCTTGAGAAACACCCGACTGGCGACCGCGACGACTACCTCATTACAGCTCTGCCATCTGCGAGAAACATCAGCGGAGAAGGTGACTATCTCTCAACACCTGCCATCCACAGCCGTCTGAGTAAGATTGTCGAGGAAGCAGGTGTCGACAAGCCAGCGAACGCACACAATTTCCGACATTACTTCGTGACTAACGCAGTTCGGGAGTTTGATCTTGATCAGTCCCACATTAAGCACCTTATTGGTCACAAGAAGGATTCAGTCGTGATGGAGACGACGTATCAACATCTGACCGACGAGGACCACATCAGAGCAGCACGTGAGGCTACCGACGCGGGCCGCGAGCCAGAACCGAAGGGAGGGAGTTTAACTCCTGAGACGTGTCCAACCTGCTCCGAACCGCTACCAAACGCAGCAAAAGCATGCCCCAGTTGTGGGATGGTGTTTACCCCCGATGCCAAGTCTGTAAAAGACTCTGTCGAAGAGACAGTCCACGAAGGAGCAAAACAGGCAACAACAGACGCCGAGCGCGAAGCGATTGACGCCGTTCGTGAACATATCGAGGAGAACCCTGAGATCGTCGCGGAGAACCCCGAATTGATCAAGCAACTGTTAGGAGACGAGTAACGGCCGCGGGGAAAATCCCCTCCCAATAGTGGCTCCCGTAGTGTCCGTCGCCCGTCGCGAAAGCCCCTACAGTACCATCGTGAACAAAAGATAGCCGACCCCGACAAGTAACACCAGCAACATGAATATCTGCTGTATGGGTGTCATATCCTCAAAGTCCAACTCACCGCCGATCTCATTGCTCATGCCAGCATCAGTAGCATTTCCACCGTGTTGAGTGCCTATCTCAGATGTCGCCTTGTGAACGAATCGTACAGGGGCCGTATTTGGGTCCATACCCATGTCCATCGGGTCATCAGCAAAGTCGTTCTGTAGCCGACGCCATCCCGACATATCCTCAATCCCACACGCACAAGCAATCACGCCATCGTATTCACGCTGATACGCGTCGATTTGACCGCGTAACTTCTTCGTATTGCTGTTGGTCAAATCCTGTTTGAGTTCGATAGCGACAGTATCGTCAACAGCGATATCGGCGTTCTGCTGGCCGTGCTCAGTCTCAACGACGTGGGTTGACTGTTGACCCATCCGACCGCCGCTGTTGAGTTGAGTATCGAGATACTGTTGGAGATCCTGTTGATAGTCATACTCACGGTCATGTTCTTCTTCAGGAACCCAGTCTTTCACCAGCTCGTGGGTCCGTCTTTTGATGTTTCCTATCGCAGCCATACAGAGTCATATCACATCTATTGACTAATAGGTTAGTCTGGCGGCGGAGAGTCAACGCTGTGGCACAGCCACGGTATCCCGCTCCGCCACGTCAGTTATTCTAAGTCTATTTCACCAAAATTTCAGGTTGTTTTTGACCGCCTCGCGCTTCAGCTCCTGGATGTGCT of Halorubrum trapanicum contains these proteins:
- a CDS encoding ubiquitin-like small modifier protein 1; the encoded protein is MEWKLFADLAEIAGDRDVTVDAEPGDTVGDALDALLDAHPDLRDRVMEDGTVADHINVLRNGRSVRHDEGLDATLEAGDELALFPPVSGGSAGR
- a CDS encoding cation:proton antiporter regulatory subunit encodes the protein MVGAVDLGLVASGLAVAAVDVGFARPRQAAVTLVTFAVVVALVAAGAALAYRWYFRTEIPEGVTGLIGVSVVALYLNTTSLGSVAVGDNPALLAPESVFFNLVSLGVAAVIAPVGRYAGDRLAVDVFALSGAKQLEGELSGVVRAVGRFTAVTLPPADEIADMDTYDPVSPEKKTELAETTLLFPRKLSAAELRDRLVTRLKDEYGVGYVDVDLDADGTVEYFAVGSRAAGLGPTLAPGSAAVAVSADPPNNATVGDTVQLWRDDPEPKRVATGELRGVAGDAVTVALDESDAERLTDEGGYRLVTLPAEPQADREFASLLRTADETMASVAVGAGSDLDGSTVGEVGAVVAAVRPAEGPVQPIPPRAYAFGAGDLVYLVGRPDAIRRFETAAASPADAGAEAGGTETPSAAARDAELDDGDGETDLDEGIDFGAEAEVDEGTDSDGTQRS
- a CDS encoding potassium channel family protein yields the protein MSLPVEIAFGIYLGVITGIVPALVAGTLGFVFKYVTDVTIPGLGVVVLSLAIAGINGGLLALNDETIRSSERAPAILTAIVVVLMLSMYAHAQGDRLGASVPKRISLKQLRDRTLSTDVIELVGGRGRVSVEVAGEVNDMEGYPPLPADTRRAILDGDWTFPADLPLAELEDRFAERLQTELDLADVAVRIDEKARATVAAAPPTGALSKRVPAGKRAVSVSALVPTGIARGDVVRVITPDLDAEGAVIAARSGGKPEPGAGAASKPAPPAGEDPDPDDDARTDGGEGAVSPPPAATAPTTTGGEGRVTLALDRSEAAALLRADRGRVLVLSRGTRREYELTALLRRAGKRFRRVTVAAGGPLDGHTIGEAEVREAYDVAVLAARHESWTIAPDGSQALSAGDDLFVVGSRDALDRFAEVAA
- a CDS encoding NAD-binding protein, whose product is MELTRDWVTVRASILLTFAVAVLSILAGLAQIGGLGVSGPLAPLVPDFVRQTVGFTGTITGFSMLGSGFALKNGYRVGWYSTAVLLPLTAIQGLMQASVLSFPLVALSVLSLPALLYNRGRFDRKFSPSPTQLAAGAALVTALSYGTVGTYALRDQFRDVETIVDAFYFTVVTASTVGYGDITPEAGAAADIAQLFVLSSLVMNVAAFAVALGVLLTPAIEAQLSKALGKMTDRQIDLLDDHVLVLGYGDLTEPILEELAAREGVEYAVVTPDETAARRLAERDIPVFTADPSDVDPLERVNLDGARAVVAATEDDARDALAILTARQLNPDVRIVAAVTQRENVDKLRRAGADQVISPSTLGGHILVDCAFGADSKEATEGILDDVDLDD
- a CDS encoding uracil-DNA glycosylase family protein, producing the protein MDANQTEFENPFAMDADCENCDELCGARDRVVHGYGDVGAEFLVVGTAPTAAAERNGVPFTGEGGGERVQSIFGDLGFVRSEPDAAEPDVQNIFFTNLTRCRHPDRDPTDREVDTCEPFLNAEIRMINPQIIVPVGERPLRELAVEYTTRRPDSFDVDAEHATTIRGRGFELVPMKEPAEMSDDEADAFRDHMRENVLSRDYRQTKGRQSR
- a CDS encoding TrmB family transcriptional regulator, with the translated sequence MLEAETASATAPALPRELQSPRAKLVYLYLTTNGDATVSEMGESLGMKKLSLYSILKTLRSEGLVDCDGDCYVPN
- a CDS encoding FAD-binding protein; this translates as MHEHDVVVVGAGGAGLRAAIAAQEAGADVAMVSKLHPVRSHTGAAEGGINAALRDADSWEDHAYDTMKGSDYLGDAPAVEALCQESPEEVIRLEHWGMPFSREDDGRVSQRPFGGLSFPRTTYAGAETGHQMLHTMYEQVVKRGITVYDEWHVMDLAVTDEDDPAERTCHGVVGYDIQSGEISGFRARDGVILATGGMGQVFDHTTNAVANTGDGVAMAYRAGVPMEDMEFIQFHPTTLPSTGVLISEGVRGEGGILYNEDGERFMFEHGYANNDGELASRDVVSRAELTEVNEGRGIEDEYVHLDMRHLGEERILDRLENILHLAEDFEGADGLTEPMPVKPGQHYAMGGIETNEFGETVIDGLYAAGECACASVHGANRLGGNALPELIVFGKRAGRHAAGEEMGEAEVTTGRSSDWEPADYEFGVEVGETDGSDPAAADGGAVATDAESVVGGAVDRTQDRVDELLSRKGRNHAEIRSAVQETMTANVNVFREEGRLEETLEDLREAREAYKDVAVSDPSRTFNTDLIHTIETRNILDIAEALTMGALAREEFRGAHWRKEHQERKDEDWLKHTLISWNDGEPELWYKPVVLEGENKTYEPKSRSY
- a CDS encoding site-specific integrase, with translation MVRGDDPDHKLRKEKDRIRDCGSLSDDGKEAALEFLRAFDPEDIEFSYQDENGETETLSHNSLEGYGRSIRLIAKESEVDLLDHTVESLTDVFNEWFGDLAVETVRQRQAAAIKFYRYHETAVDPDAISLKQRENNGGAVDEHDMFTADDIDAIRGACDNARDRCLIELLLYTGQRIRAIQTLRIKDVDLESGHYYLNTDADGLKGAEAVGQKRPLLGAENAVRDWLEKHPTGDRDDYLITALPSARNISGEGDYLSTPAIHSRLSKIVEEAGVDKPANAHNFRHYFVTNAVREFDLDQSHIKHLIGHKKDSVVMETTYQHLTDEDHIRAAREATDAGREPEPKGGSLTPETCPTCSEPLPNAAKACPSCGMVFTPDAKSVKDSVEETVHEGAKQATTDAEREAIDAVREHIEENPEIVAENPELIKQLLGDE